Proteins co-encoded in one Marmota flaviventris isolate mMarFla1 chromosome 9, mMarFla1.hap1, whole genome shotgun sequence genomic window:
- the Cldn25 gene encoding putative claudin-25, which yields MAWSFRGRVQLGGLLLSFLGWVCSCVTTILPQWKTLNLELNEMETWIMGLWEACVNQEEVGTVCKGFESFLSLPQELQVSRILMVASHGLGLLGLLLSGCGSECFQFHRIHWIFKRRLCLLGGSLEASASATTLFPVSWVAYATIRDFWDDSIPEIVPRWEFGDALYLGWAAGIFLALGGLILIFSVCLGKEDVPSPWMAHPTAPPSCTLPEEFDGSFHLTPRPMNLLI from the coding sequence ATGGCCTGGAGTTTCCGTGGGAGAGTCCAGCTTGGGGGACTGCTTCTCTCTTTCCTTGGCTGGGTCTGCTCCTGTGTCACCACAATACTGCCCCAGTGGAAGACTCTCAATCTGGAATTGAACGAAATGGAGACCTGGATTATGGGGCTTTGGGAGGCCTGTGTGAATCAGGAGGAAGTTGGCACGGTGTGCAAAGGCTTTGAGTCCTTCTTGTCTCTGCCCCAGGAGCTCCAGGTGTCCCGCATCCTCATGGTAGCCTCCCATGGGCTGGGACTGTTGGGCCTTCTGCTTTCTGGCTGTGGGTCTGAATGCTTCCAGTTTCACAGGATACATTGGATATTTAAGAGGCGGCTATGCCTCTTGGGAGGATCCTTGGAAGCATCAGCTTCAGCCACTACCCTTTTTCCAGTCTCCTGGGTGGCCTACGCCACAATCCGAGACTTCTGGGATGACAGTATCCCTGAGATTGTACCACGGTGGGAGTTTGGAGATGCCCTCTACCTGGGCTGGGCTGCTGGTATTTTCCTGGCTCTTGGTGGACTAATCCTCATCTTCTCCGTGTGCCTGGGAAAAGAAGATGTGCCTTCTCCGTGGATGGCCCATCCCACAGCCCCACCATCCTGCACTCTACCAGAGGAATTTGATGGCTCCTTCCACCTCACCCCAAGACCTATGAACCTGCTCATCTAG